A section of the Flavobacterium ardleyense genome encodes:
- a CDS encoding endonuclease MutS2: MVSITEKTLQDLQFPTVLNTVSELCNTELGAEKALLIKPYHGKEALMSSLLMTSEYASSFINNNAIPNHGFEQLSAELKFLAIEDSYLDTPSFKKISNLSETVNVLLQFFKKFYDYYPELKKFSDNVPLTTELISEIAKVVDKYGEIKDNASPQLVELRREMNSVRGKVNQSFGSALTQYNSLGYLDDIKESFVQNRRVLAVLSMYRRKVKGSILGSSKTGSIAYIEPEATLKYSRELANLEYEEGEEVKRILKKLSAIIRPHVPLIKQYQEYLSDIDVLAAKAKYARKINGILPEITENRIVNFRDAYHPILYLTNKEKKEITYPQSINFSDEKRIIVISGPNAGGKTISLKTVGLLQLMLQSGMLIPVHERSETFLFDRILTDIGDNQSIENHLSTYSYRLKNMNYFLKKCNNKTLFLIDEFGTGSDPELGGALAEIFLEEFYHREAFGIITTHYSNLKMLANELPHAINANMLFDEKTLEPMYKLILGQAGSSFTFEVAQKNGIPFGLINRAKKKIEGGKVRFDKTIATLQKERSKLEKTSQNLKEVETKAREEGAKMETTNAKIKQKLESYQELYDANQKTIYIGQKIEDIAEKYFNNKSKKDLIGEFLKLVEIENSKRKVVAPKEVKKKEAIKKEIIKEVAVKVDEIREEKKEKKIKAAQTPIKTNHVLKVGDRVRMLDGKAVGSIDSIEKKKAMVNYGIFMSKVNLDQLELVEAVKK, translated from the coding sequence ATGGTTAGTATTACCGAAAAAACATTACAAGATTTACAATTTCCGACGGTTTTAAATACTGTTTCAGAATTGTGTAACACCGAATTAGGAGCTGAAAAAGCATTATTGATAAAACCATATCACGGTAAAGAAGCTTTAATGTCTTCCCTATTGATGACATCAGAGTACGCATCCTCATTTATAAATAATAATGCAATACCAAATCACGGTTTTGAGCAACTGTCTGCAGAGCTAAAATTTCTAGCTATTGAGGATAGTTATTTAGATACTCCCTCATTTAAAAAGATTTCAAACCTTTCTGAAACTGTAAATGTACTATTGCAATTTTTCAAAAAGTTTTACGACTATTATCCAGAGCTCAAAAAGTTTTCAGATAATGTGCCGCTCACTACTGAGCTTATTTCTGAAATTGCGAAAGTTGTCGATAAATATGGCGAAATAAAAGACAATGCTTCGCCGCAGTTGGTAGAGCTTCGTCGTGAGATGAATAGCGTTCGCGGAAAAGTGAACCAAAGTTTTGGAAGCGCGCTCACTCAATATAACTCACTTGGATATCTTGACGATATCAAAGAAAGTTTTGTTCAGAATCGTCGTGTTTTGGCAGTGCTGTCAATGTACCGACGCAAAGTGAAAGGTTCTATTTTAGGAAGTTCCAAAACAGGAAGTATTGCCTACATTGAACCTGAAGCAACTCTAAAATATTCGCGAGAGCTTGCCAATCTAGAATATGAGGAAGGAGAAGAAGTCAAGAGGATTTTGAAAAAATTATCAGCGATTATTCGGCCTCACGTCCCGCTCATAAAGCAGTATCAAGAATATTTGAGCGATATTGATGTGCTGGCCGCAAAGGCGAAATATGCTCGAAAGATAAACGGAATTTTACCCGAAATTACGGAGAACAGGATTGTAAATTTTCGAGATGCCTACCATCCTATTTTATATTTAACCAATAAGGAGAAAAAGGAAATAACTTATCCTCAAAGTATCAATTTCAGTGATGAAAAACGCATTATTGTAATATCAGGTCCAAATGCTGGAGGAAAAACAATTTCGCTGAAGACTGTTGGTTTGCTTCAATTGATGTTGCAAAGTGGAATGTTGATTCCTGTTCACGAACGAAGTGAAACATTTTTATTTGATAGAATTCTAACCGATATTGGTGATAATCAATCGATAGAAAATCATTTAAGTACTTACAGCTACCGACTAAAGAATATGAATTATTTCTTGAAAAAGTGTAATAACAAAACCTTATTTCTGATTGATGAATTTGGAACGGGATCTGATCCTGAATTAGGTGGAGCTCTTGCCGAAATTTTCTTAGAAGAGTTTTACCACCGAGAAGCTTTCGGAATTATTACCACACATTATTCGAATTTAAAGATGCTTGCCAATGAATTGCCACATGCAATTAATGCCAATATGCTTTTTGACGAAAAAACGTTAGAGCCAATGTATAAATTGATTCTAGGTCAAGCAGGTAGCTCGTTTACCTTTGAAGTCGCGCAGAAAAACGGAATTCCGTTTGGGTTGATAAATCGCGCAAAAAAGAAAATCGAGGGTGGGAAAGTTCGATTTGACAAAACGATTGCAACGTTGCAGAAGGAACGTTCAAAACTCGAAAAAACGTCTCAAAACTTGAAAGAGGTTGAAACGAAAGCTCGCGAAGAAGGTGCTAAGATGGAAACTACGAATGCAAAGATTAAACAGAAACTCGAAAGTTATCAAGAGCTCTACGACGCCAATCAGAAGACAATATATATAGGACAGAAAATTGAAGATATTGCTGAGAAGTATTTCAATAATAAAAGTAAGAAAGATTTGATTGGCGAGTTTTTGAAACTTGTCGAAATAGAAAATTCTAAGAGGAAAGTGGTTGCTCCAAAAGAAGTCAAGAAAAAGGAAGCTATAAAGAAAGAGATTATAAAAGAAGTTGCCGTTAAGGTTGATGAAATAAGAGAAGAGAAGAAAGAGAAGAAAATTAAGGCTGCACAAACTCCAATTAAGACAAATCACGTTTTGAAAGTTGGTGATCGTGTTCGTATGCTTGACGGAAAGGCAGTGGGAAGCATTGATTCTATTGAGAAAAAGAAAGCAATGGTAAATTATGGTATCTTTATGTCCAAGGTAAATCTTGATCAACTAGAGCTTGTAGAAGCAGTAAAAAAATAA
- a CDS encoding thiol-disulfide oxidoreductase DCC family protein, protein MEIEEVTVVKKIILFDGVCNLCNRMVNYVIERDKKDDFRFVSLQSETGISILKKIGLYGNNIDSIVLYEPGVAYFYKANAALEIAKSLGGIYSILGYVLNILPDSILNFGYDFIAKNRYKWFGKQDACMIPTAELQSKFLD, encoded by the coding sequence ATGGAAATCGAAGAAGTTACAGTAGTAAAAAAAATCATTCTATTTGATGGCGTTTGCAATCTTTGCAATAGGATGGTAAATTACGTAATTGAACGTGATAAAAAAGATGACTTTAGATTTGTGTCCTTACAGTCTGAAACGGGAATTTCGATTTTGAAAAAGATTGGACTATACGGTAATAACATTGACAGCATTGTGTTGTACGAGCCTGGAGTTGCTTACTTCTATAAAGCAAACGCAGCACTTGAAATCGCAAAAAGCTTGGGTGGAATCTATTCTATTCTTGGCTATGTTCTAAATATATTGCCAGATTCCATTCTAAATTTTGGTTACGACTTCATAGCTAAAAACCGCTACAAATGGTTTGGAAAGCAGGATGCTTGTATGATACCCACAGCCGAATTGCAGTCAAAGTTTCTTGATTAG
- a CDS encoding dicarboxylate/amino acid:cation symporter, translating to MKIALHWKILFGMVAGLVFGYIMKNFDQLTFVTDWIKPFGTIFINLLKMIAVPLILVSLINGLADLQDISKLSKLGGRTVGLYLCTTVIAVSLGLVLANLVKPGSYINQESRESLLSSFAGDAAQKIQLAETAKNQGPLQSLVDIVPENVFFAMGDNSKMLQVILFAILIGVGLILIEPKKAEPVSAFFRGLNDVILKIIDIIMLAAPIGVFALMAALMVEIPDFSTLQALLVYAATVLTGLLLMIFVLYPSLLMIFAKVSPRRFFSAMMPAQLLAFSTSSSAATLPVTMERVTEHLGVDEEVSSFVLPLGATVNMDGTSLYQAVAAIFIAQAFGLELDLSTQLMIVVTATLASIGSAAVPSAGMVMLVIVLGQAGIPEAGLALIFAIDRPLDMVRTVVNVTSDAAVATIVAKSVDKLHDNPVPVNL from the coding sequence ATGAAAATAGCACTGCACTGGAAAATATTATTCGGAATGGTTGCCGGACTCGTCTTCGGTTATATCATGAAGAATTTTGATCAATTGACTTTTGTAACCGATTGGATCAAACCATTTGGAACCATCTTTATCAACCTGCTCAAAATGATTGCGGTGCCACTTATATTGGTATCGTTGATTAACGGATTGGCTGACTTGCAAGATATTTCGAAATTATCCAAATTAGGCGGAAGAACAGTCGGACTCTACCTATGTACCACAGTCATTGCCGTTTCATTGGGTCTGGTTTTGGCCAATCTGGTAAAACCGGGCAGTTACATCAATCAAGAATCACGAGAATCACTATTATCTAGTTTTGCTGGTGACGCCGCTCAGAAAATTCAGTTGGCCGAAACTGCCAAAAATCAAGGACCATTGCAATCACTCGTAGATATTGTTCCCGAAAACGTATTTTTTGCGATGGGCGACAATTCCAAAATGCTGCAAGTAATTTTATTTGCCATTTTGATTGGAGTTGGATTAATCCTAATCGAACCCAAAAAAGCCGAACCCGTTTCTGCATTTTTTCGAGGTTTAAACGATGTAATTCTTAAAATTATCGACATTATTATGCTCGCCGCACCCATTGGAGTCTTTGCTTTGATGGCGGCCTTAATGGTCGAAATACCCGATTTTTCAACACTGCAGGCACTATTGGTTTATGCAGCAACCGTACTCACAGGGCTCTTATTGATGATTTTTGTGTTGTATCCGTCGCTCTTGATGATTTTTGCCAAGGTATCGCCGCGCCGATTTTTCTCTGCGATGATGCCAGCGCAATTATTGGCGTTTTCAACCAGTTCGAGTGCCGCTACTTTGCCTGTAACGATGGAAAGAGTAACCGAACATTTGGGCGTGGACGAAGAAGTTTCGAGTTTCGTTTTGCCACTTGGTGCGACCGTAAATATGGATGGAACAAGTCTTTATCAAGCGGTTGCAGCGATTTTTATCGCCCAAGCTTTTGGTTTAGAGCTTGATTTAAGCACACAGTTAATGATTGTAGTTACCGCCACTTTGGCGTCAATTGGCTCGGCAGCAGTGCCAAGTGCGGGAATGGTAATGCTAGTAATTGTACTAGGTCAGGCAGGAATACCCGAGGCTGGTTTAGCCTTGATTTTCGCCATTGACAGACCATTAGATATGGTTCGAACTGTCGTAAATGTAACATCGGATGCCGCCGTTGCTACGATTGTTGCAAAATCTGTAGACAAACTGCACGACAATCCCGTTCCTGTGAATTTGTAG
- the aroC gene encoding chorismate synthase, whose translation MAGNSFGILFKLTTFGESHGEAIGGTIDGCPSGIKLDFEAIRREMQRRKPGQSSIVTQRKEEDEIEFLSGIFEGITTGTPIGFIIRNTNQKTADYSDNQDTFRPSHADYTYQQKYGIRDYRGGGRSSARETAVRVAAGAIAKQLLPDLVINAFVSSVGDIFIDKPYQALDFSLTETNDVRCPDLASAEKMQNYIKEIKKQGDTVGGTVTCVIQNVPLGLGEPIFDKLHATLGHAMLSINAVKGFEYGSGFCGAKMLGSEHNDLFSPDGTTKSNLSGGIQGGISNGMDIYFRVAFKPVATIMQNQQTINAKGETVDLMGKGRHDPCVVPRAVPIVEAMAALVMADFYLLNKIYSNK comes from the coding sequence ATGGCAGGCAACAGTTTCGGAATCCTCTTCAAACTTACTACTTTCGGAGAATCGCATGGCGAGGCAATCGGCGGTACAATTGACGGATGTCCATCTGGAATCAAATTAGATTTCGAAGCTATACGACGAGAGATGCAAAGGCGAAAACCTGGACAATCCTCGATTGTAACCCAGCGAAAGGAGGAAGACGAAATCGAATTTCTTTCTGGTATATTTGAAGGCATAACCACTGGCACGCCCATAGGATTTATTATTCGAAATACCAATCAAAAAACCGCAGATTACAGCGATAATCAAGACACTTTCCGACCAAGTCACGCTGATTATACCTACCAACAAAAATATGGGATTCGTGATTATCGCGGTGGTGGTCGTAGTTCGGCTCGAGAAACAGCAGTAAGAGTTGCTGCGGGAGCAATCGCAAAGCAACTACTTCCAGATCTAGTAATAAATGCTTTTGTATCGTCGGTTGGAGACATTTTTATTGATAAACCGTACCAAGCTTTAGATTTTTCGCTGACCGAAACCAACGATGTTCGTTGTCCTGATTTGGCTTCTGCAGAAAAAATGCAAAATTACATCAAAGAAATAAAAAAGCAAGGCGATACCGTTGGCGGTACCGTAACGTGTGTAATTCAGAATGTGCCACTTGGACTGGGGGAACCCATTTTTGACAAACTTCACGCCACTCTTGGTCACGCGATGTTATCCATTAACGCCGTTAAAGGGTTTGAATATGGAAGCGGTTTCTGTGGCGCCAAAATGCTTGGAAGCGAACATAATGATCTTTTTAGTCCCGACGGAACTACAAAATCCAATCTCTCGGGTGGAATTCAAGGCGGCATTAGTAACGGTATGGATATTTACTTTCGAGTAGCCTTTAAACCGGTGGCCACGATTATGCAAAATCAACAAACCATTAATGCAAAAGGAGAGACCGTCGATTTGATGGGCAAAGGGCGCCATGATCCTTGTGTTGTACCGCGCGCGGTGCCAATTGTCGAAGCGATGGCTGCTCTAGTGATGGCCGATTTCTACCTTTTAAATAAAATTTACAGCAATAAATGA
- a CDS encoding DEAD/DEAH box helicase — MSTFEQFNLPKSVQKAIDDLGFTSPTPIQEKSFGVIMSGRDMMGIAQTGTGKTLAYLLPLLKLYKFSTSHTPKLVILVPTRELVVQVVEEVQKLTKYMSVRSLGVYGGVNINTQKTAVYTGIDILVGTPGRVMDLALDNVIRFEDTQKLVIDEFDEMLNLGFRVQLTSILAMMPKKRQNILFSATMTDEVDAILNDFFDYPEEVTLAASGTPLENIEQLTYNVPNFNTKINLLTHLLQNYEDMSRVLVFVNNKKIADLLHEKIEPNFEDQFGVIHSNKSQNYRLNTMASFQDGKLRGLITTDIMARGLDISNITHVINFEMPEMPEQYMHRIGRTGRADASGTAINFVTPREQEMQMSIEELMDYELEITEFPEEVAISTFLIGPEKDKEKIKFLLKKPKLSGDGAFQEKSDKNKKVNLGGPSKTKKKTHGSINRGLLRAQTAKRNKKKK, encoded by the coding sequence ATGAGTACATTCGAGCAATTTAACCTTCCAAAATCTGTACAGAAAGCTATTGACGACCTGGGCTTTACCTCGCCTACGCCAATACAGGAAAAATCTTTTGGAGTTATTATGTCCGGTCGTGATATGATGGGTATTGCTCAAACTGGTACTGGTAAAACTTTGGCTTACCTATTACCACTTTTAAAATTATACAAATTTTCTACTTCTCATACTCCAAAACTGGTAATTCTTGTTCCTACACGTGAACTAGTTGTACAAGTTGTAGAGGAAGTTCAGAAATTAACTAAATATATGTCGGTACGCTCCCTCGGAGTTTACGGAGGTGTAAATATCAACACTCAAAAGACGGCGGTTTATACCGGGATTGATATTCTTGTGGGAACTCCAGGACGTGTGATGGATCTTGCGCTCGATAATGTAATTCGTTTTGAAGATACCCAGAAACTAGTTATTGATGAGTTTGACGAAATGTTGAATCTTGGTTTTAGGGTTCAGCTTACCTCCATTCTTGCGATGATGCCTAAAAAAAGACAGAATATTCTCTTTTCGGCAACGATGACCGATGAAGTTGATGCAATTTTAAATGACTTTTTTGATTATCCAGAAGAAGTTACACTTGCCGCATCAGGAACACCTTTGGAAAATATCGAGCAGTTGACATACAATGTTCCGAATTTTAATACGAAAATAAACTTACTCACTCATTTACTTCAAAATTACGAAGATATGAGCCGTGTTTTGGTTTTTGTAAATAATAAGAAGATTGCCGATTTATTACACGAGAAAATCGAACCTAATTTTGAAGATCAATTTGGCGTTATTCACTCAAATAAATCACAGAATTACCGCCTAAATACGATGGCAAGCTTTCAAGATGGAAAATTGCGCGGACTGATTACTACTGATATTATGGCGCGTGGATTGGATATTTCAAATATTACACACGTAATTAATTTTGAAATGCCTGAAATGCCGGAGCAGTATATGCACCGAATTGGTCGAACTGGTCGTGCCGATGCTAGCGGAACGGCAATTAATTTTGTAACTCCCCGAGAGCAGGAAATGCAAATGTCTATTGAAGAATTAATGGATTATGAACTTGAAATAACCGAATTTCCTGAAGAGGTTGCGATTTCTACCTTTTTGATTGGTCCAGAAAAAGACAAAGAGAAAATTAAATTTCTTCTTAAAAAACCAAAACTTTCGGGTGACGGTGCTTTTCAGGAAAAATCTGATAAAAATAAGAAAGTGAATCTTGGTGGTCCTTCAAAAACCAAAAAGAAAACTCACGGCTCGATTAACAGAGGGTTATTGCGCGCTCAAACGGCAAAAAGAAATAAAAAGAAAAAGTAA
- a CDS encoding BatA domain-containing protein — translation MHFRYPEILYFLFLLVIPIIVHLFQLRRFKKEYFTNVQFLKNLVVQTRKSSQLKKWLLLITRMLLLAALIIAFAQPFSAAKDTSNTNNSLYIILDNSFSMQAKGEKGELLKRSVEDILQEIPENQTFSLLTNDGNYWDTDITSMQKDLQQISYSNNSFDLETQIGKINTKNSIAGKDIIVITDGIGLKSKDVDATNKGLLTHFIIPKSQKTSNVSIDSVYISDIQDSFYDIAVDVNAYGKNDGNLSIALYNNDKLVAKTLLQFDKSKVTVPFKIAKADFHGYVQIEDNALEYDNTYYFSIASPKKTSVISIGEDDLSGFLKRIYTSEEFDYQNSTIQKLDYSLLQNQDVIVLNELSEIPEALQTNLKAFCAEGGIVIVIPSKSMSSENGSSLLSKFGNYQFLKYTEQEKKVSTIAFDNPLFKGVFEKKVDNFEYPSTNGSFEIRSSAISALKYVDQSSFLAVVPHKAGKVYVFSAPINKKNSNFQNSPLIVPTFFNMAQANANAAITAIKIGSEQSFSAITSLGKDAVLKVENKDESFIPMQKVFNKKVTLSFANNPSVSGNYQVMNKSEKVALISFNYNRSESDLSNIDNNLLDKLKTTENIDSILSTIKSDRTDNSFWKWFIALCFLFLLTEIAIQKFIK, via the coding sequence ATGCACTTTAGATACCCAGAAATTCTCTACTTCCTTTTCCTTCTGGTTATTCCTATTATAGTTCACTTATTTCAGTTACGTCGATTTAAGAAAGAATATTTTACTAATGTTCAATTCTTGAAAAACCTTGTCGTGCAAACAAGAAAAAGTTCACAGCTTAAAAAATGGTTGCTACTTATTACGAGAATGCTACTTCTTGCAGCTCTAATTATCGCATTTGCACAACCTTTTAGCGCTGCTAAAGATACTTCAAACACCAATAATAGTCTTTATATTATTCTTGACAACTCCTTTTCGATGCAAGCAAAAGGAGAAAAAGGAGAATTGCTAAAACGCTCAGTTGAAGATATTCTTCAAGAGATTCCTGAAAATCAGACCTTTTCACTTCTTACCAATGATGGGAATTATTGGGATACCGATATTACCTCGATGCAAAAGGATTTGCAACAGATTTCATATTCAAACAATTCATTTGATTTAGAAACTCAAATTGGAAAAATCAATACTAAAAATTCAATTGCAGGAAAGGACATAATAGTAATTACTGACGGAATTGGATTAAAATCTAAAGATGTCGATGCAACAAACAAGGGACTTCTGACTCATTTTATAATTCCGAAATCTCAAAAAACGAGCAATGTTTCTATCGATAGTGTTTACATCAGCGATATTCAAGATAGTTTTTACGATATTGCCGTAGATGTAAACGCTTACGGAAAAAACGATGGCAATTTGAGTATTGCCCTTTATAATAATGATAAGCTTGTCGCTAAAACACTGTTGCAATTTGATAAATCTAAAGTTACGGTGCCCTTTAAAATAGCCAAAGCAGATTTTCACGGATATGTTCAAATCGAGGACAACGCTTTAGAATATGATAATACGTATTATTTTTCGATCGCAAGTCCAAAGAAAACTTCGGTGATCAGTATTGGAGAAGACGATCTATCAGGATTTCTAAAAAGGATTTATACGTCAGAAGAATTTGATTATCAAAATTCGACTATTCAAAAACTCGATTATAGTTTATTGCAAAACCAAGATGTTATTGTGTTGAATGAATTATCAGAAATTCCCGAAGCACTTCAAACAAATTTAAAAGCCTTTTGCGCCGAAGGTGGAATTGTGATTGTGATTCCATCAAAATCAATGTCATCTGAGAACGGATCTTCACTTCTTTCTAAATTTGGAAATTATCAATTTTTAAAATACACTGAACAAGAAAAGAAAGTAAGCACAATTGCATTTGACAATCCATTGTTTAAAGGAGTATTTGAAAAGAAAGTCGATAATTTCGAATATCCCTCAACTAATGGTTCATTTGAAATTAGAAGTTCAGCAATATCAGCTTTAAAATACGTTGATCAAAGCAGTTTTCTAGCTGTCGTTCCTCATAAAGCGGGAAAAGTTTATGTGTTTTCGGCTCCTATAAATAAGAAAAATAGCAATTTTCAAAATTCACCATTAATTGTTCCCACCTTTTTTAATATGGCTCAAGCCAATGCAAATGCGGCGATTACTGCAATTAAAATTGGTTCTGAACAATCCTTTTCGGCAATTACAAGTTTGGGGAAAGATGCCGTTTTGAAAGTTGAAAACAAGGATGAAAGTTTTATCCCAATGCAGAAAGTCTTTAATAAAAAAGTCACACTTTCATTTGCCAATAATCCTTCGGTTTCTGGAAATTATCAGGTAATGAATAAGAGCGAAAAAGTTGCTTTAATAAGTTTTAATTACAATCGATCAGAAAGTGATTTAAGCAATATTGACAACAATCTTTTAGACAAGCTAAAAACCACAGAAAATATTGATTCGATATTATCTACTATAAAATCAGACAGAACAGACAATTCCTTTTGGAAATGGTTTATAGCCCTCTGCTTCCTCTTTTTACTAACTGAAATAGCCATTCAAAAATTTATAAAATGA
- a CDS encoding dihydroorotase, which yields MKIIIKAATIIDAASPFNNKKIDLLIEEGIISNIAENIENDSNIKELTLENLHISSGWFDSSVSFGEPGYEDRETISNGLMVAAKSGFTAVALQPNSTPSIDNQSQVLFVKNKSNAAATDLYPIGALTKASEGKDLAELFDMKNAGAIAFGDYNKSIGNSLLFKIALQYAQDFDGLIIAFCEDKNLKGVGIANEGIISTQLGMKGIPNLAEEVDLAKNLFILEYTGGKLHIPTISTAKSVELIREAKAKGLKVTCSVAVHHLTLTDETLQAFDTRYKVTPPLREDSDRKALIEAVIDGTIDMITSDHNPIDIEHKKMEFDLAMNGTIGLESAYSALQTVLPTEVIVKKLTAGKAIFGIESTKIEKGAKANFTFFTPMGTATFTNHDILSKSKNSAFLGFETQGQVYGILNNSQLILK from the coding sequence ATGAAAATAATCATTAAAGCTGCTACGATTATTGATGCTGCAAGTCCATTTAATAATAAAAAAATCGATTTATTAATTGAGGAAGGCATCATTTCAAATATCGCAGAAAACATTGAGAATGATTCTAATATTAAGGAACTTACTTTAGAGAACTTACATATTTCTAGCGGTTGGTTTGATAGTAGCGTAAGTTTTGGCGAGCCTGGTTATGAAGATAGAGAAACTATCAGCAACGGTCTGATGGTTGCAGCAAAAAGTGGTTTTACAGCCGTTGCTTTGCAGCCCAATTCTACCCCTAGTATAGACAATCAGTCACAAGTTTTATTTGTAAAAAACAAATCAAACGCAGCAGCTACAGACCTTTATCCAATTGGTGCTTTGACAAAGGCGTCGGAAGGAAAAGATCTTGCCGAACTTTTTGATATGAAAAATGCTGGCGCAATTGCATTTGGCGATTATAATAAGAGCATCGGCAATTCTCTTTTATTTAAGATTGCACTACAATATGCTCAGGATTTTGATGGCTTAATCATCGCTTTTTGCGAAGACAAAAATCTTAAAGGTGTCGGAATTGCCAATGAAGGTATTATAAGTACACAACTGGGAATGAAAGGAATTCCCAACCTTGCCGAAGAAGTTGACCTTGCCAAGAATTTATTTATTTTAGAATATACTGGAGGGAAACTTCATATACCAACAATTTCTACCGCAAAATCGGTCGAATTAATTCGCGAAGCTAAAGCTAAAGGTCTAAAAGTTACCTGCAGCGTCGCTGTACACCACTTGACTCTTACCGACGAAACTTTGCAAGCTTTTGATACGAGATACAAAGTTACACCGCCTTTACGTGAAGACTCAGACAGAAAAGCCTTGATTGAAGCAGTCATTGACGGAACAATAGATATGATCACCTCTGACCACAATCCAATCGATATCGAACATAAGAAGATGGAATTTGATCTTGCGATGAATGGTACAATTGGTTTAGAAAGCGCATATTCAGCCCTGCAAACAGTTCTGCCAACAGAAGTAATCGTTAAAAAACTTACTGCAGGAAAAGCGATTTTTGGAATAGAGTCTACCAAAATTGAAAAAGGAGCGAAAGCAAATTTCACTTTTTTTACTCCAATGGGAACGGCAACTTTTACAAACCACGATATTCTATCGAAATCCAAAAATTCTGCATTTCTGGGTTTTGAAACTCAAGGACAGGTCTACGGTATTTTGAATAATTCACAATTAATATTAAAATAA
- a CDS encoding alpha/beta hydrolase, whose protein sequence is MTTSLYHLVREPKVKKDKNPLLLLLHGYGSNEDDLFGFAAELPENYCIVSVRAPYDLQPYGHAWYAINFDADQNKFSNNEEAIVSRDKIMNFLDEIIPMYNIDQDDVTLIGFSQGSILSYAIGLSYPERIRRIVAMSGYLNTDLIVDGFREKNFDNFKVFCSHGSQDQVVPVEWGRMAKPVLESMKIDVTYKEYPIGHGVSPQNFRDFLGWLLLTKK, encoded by the coding sequence ATGACAACATCACTATATCATTTGGTTCGCGAACCAAAAGTTAAAAAAGACAAGAATCCACTGTTGCTTTTGCTTCACGGTTATGGCAGTAACGAAGATGATTTATTCGGATTTGCTGCTGAATTACCTGAAAATTACTGCATCGTTTCGGTACGTGCGCCCTACGATTTACAGCCTTATGGCCACGCTTGGTACGCAATAAATTTTGACGCAGATCAGAATAAATTCTCGAATAATGAGGAAGCAATTGTGTCGCGAGACAAGATTATGAACTTTCTGGACGAGATAATTCCGATGTATAATATCGACCAAGACGACGTGACATTGATCGGTTTTAGCCAAGGTTCTATCTTGAGTTATGCGATTGGATTGTCGTATCCAGAGCGCATTCGCCGCATTGTTGCGATGAGTGGCTATCTAAATACCGACTTGATTGTTGATGGTTTCCGAGAAAAGAATTTCGATAATTTCAAGGTTTTCTGCTCTCACGGAAGTCAGGATCAGGTAGTGCCCGTAGAATGGGGACGTATGGCAAAGCCTGTTTTGGAATCAATGAAGATCGATGTTACATATAAAGAATATCCTATTGGCCACGGCGTTTCTCCTCAAAATTTTAGAGATTTTCTGGGCTGGCTACTACTTACAAAAAAGTAG
- a CDS encoding MBL fold metallo-hydrolase has translation MKVYFLGTGTSQGIPVIGSKDPVCLSKDQKDKRLRVSVWIYDDNFSIVVDCGPDFRQQMLKSECPWIDAILFTHEHADHTAGLDDIRPFNFQQGALKAYGHKRVLDNIKSRFGYIFETKNRYPGAPSLETIEVNNDEPFEVAGKKIIPINAFHGWLQVFGYRIDKFAYLTDLKTVPKEELSKFEDLDVLVINALREEEHETHFSLAEALDFIKLVNPKKAYLTHISHKMGFHEEVQKKLPENVFLAYDNLEITI, from the coding sequence TTGAAAGTATATTTTTTAGGTACTGGAACATCGCAAGGAATACCAGTGATAGGAAGCAAAGATCCTGTATGCCTGAGCAAAGATCAGAAAGATAAAAGATTGCGTGTATCGGTTTGGATTTACGATGATAACTTTTCGATAGTTGTAGATTGTGGGCCAGATTTTAGGCAGCAAATGCTTAAATCGGAATGTCCTTGGATTGATGCAATTTTATTTACTCACGAACATGCCGATCACACCGCAGGACTTGATGACATCCGACCATTTAATTTTCAGCAAGGCGCCTTAAAAGCTTATGGTCATAAAAGAGTTCTAGATAATATCAAAAGTAGATTTGGATATATTTTCGAAACTAAAAACAGATACCCTGGCGCGCCATCACTTGAAACAATCGAAGTTAATAATGATGAACCGTTTGAAGTGGCAGGAAAAAAAATTATTCCCATCAACGCTTTTCACGGATGGTTACAGGTTTTTGGTTATCGAATTGACAAGTTCGCCTATTTGACCGACTTAAAAACGGTTCCTAAAGAAGAGCTTTCTAAGTTTGAAGATTTAGATGTTTTAGTTATAAATGCACTAAGGGAGGAAGAGCACGAAACCCATTTCAGTTTAGCCGAAGCCTTAGATTTTATCAAACTTGTAAATCCTAAAAAGGCCTATCTTACTCACATCAGTCATAAAATGGGTTTTCATGAAGAGGTGCAGAAAAAGCTTCCTGAAAATGTTTTTTTAGCCTACGATAATCTCGAAATAACAATTTAA